A genomic region of Gemmata massiliana contains the following coding sequences:
- a CDS encoding amino acid transporter yields MPAPDVLSGESAEPPSSRSEPPSRPGEPPDGSPPQPSNTNADPPVPAPAPFRAAWPWVLCVIGLDYLSTLAYQPSIAFGAAGRLAPLVTVLIALVTLGFALPVYCYIAGRSPHGGGSTALLERVVPGWFGKLLLLVLLAFGAVDLVFTRTFSTATAAEHLTFNPHPQWQQALDDATRWGDGARAGLPDWAKRRSDGLWHRQTVVSLVILVLSTATGLLFFRGYTRNFIRLAALTVLVYLAMTLVVIGSGVAYLVDHPKLIASWWADVWSGNWKPGAEAPSPGGWGALLGACIPLVPALCLGLSGFELTLMAMPLVRGRAGDDPERPHGVIRNTRLLLTLAAVTMSAYLLTSTLVTTVLIPPGAQEVNGQAKYRSLAYLAHGGTLSDGQPATEMNPVLGLTFGTAYDAATVAILALAGLSFALTLASWIPPYLNRLGMEFSWSVKLGVLAYLFLALKFVLIAYYATDIDAHRAAYLTAVLALFAFAALAATVDVWQRRAARGWRKALRVPPVFLLALATFGACTILVAWTRPVGAVVAGAFVALVLVLSVISRAWRSTEFRFEAFEFADKVTEHEWERLMAADLPILVPLRPGKHDLRAREIEVRTRHRIPGTLPIMFVLAEVADPSDFNQRPLVRIAREEGRVVIHITRCCSVAHAVAACALELAKTGGVPEVHFGWSVENPVTANLHFVLFGIGNVPWMVYTLIRRADVPDDRKPHVIVA; encoded by the coding sequence ATGCCCGCTCCCGACGTCCTCTCTGGCGAATCGGCCGAACCCCCCAGTAGTCGCTCCGAACCCCCATCTAGACCGGGGGAGCCGCCCGACGGATCTCCCCCACAACCATCCAACACCAACGCGGACCCTCCGGTCCCCGCGCCGGCCCCGTTCCGCGCCGCGTGGCCGTGGGTGCTGTGCGTCATCGGGTTGGACTACCTCAGTACGCTCGCGTACCAGCCCTCCATCGCGTTCGGCGCGGCGGGCCGGCTGGCGCCGCTCGTGACGGTGCTGATCGCGCTCGTCACGCTCGGGTTCGCGCTCCCCGTTTACTGCTACATCGCGGGCCGGTCGCCCCACGGCGGCGGGTCCACCGCGCTCCTGGAGCGCGTCGTTCCGGGGTGGTTCGGGAAACTGCTCCTGCTCGTGCTGCTCGCGTTCGGCGCGGTGGACCTCGTGTTCACGCGGACGTTCTCCACCGCGACCGCGGCCGAGCACCTCACGTTCAACCCGCACCCCCAATGGCAGCAGGCACTCGACGACGCCACGCGCTGGGGTGATGGCGCACGCGCCGGGCTGCCCGATTGGGCCAAACGGCGGTCCGACGGTCTGTGGCACCGGCAAACGGTCGTGTCGCTCGTCATTCTCGTGTTGAGCACGGCGACAGGGCTGCTCTTCTTCCGCGGGTACACGCGGAACTTCATCCGGCTCGCCGCGCTCACGGTTCTCGTCTACCTCGCGATGACGCTCGTCGTGATCGGAAGCGGCGTCGCGTATCTGGTGGATCACCCGAAGCTGATCGCGTCGTGGTGGGCCGACGTGTGGAGCGGGAACTGGAAACCGGGGGCTGAAGCGCCTTCTCCTGGTGGCTGGGGCGCGCTACTCGGTGCGTGCATTCCGCTGGTTCCCGCGCTGTGCCTCGGGCTGAGCGGGTTCGAGTTAACGCTGATGGCGATGCCGCTCGTTCGCGGGCGCGCCGGCGACGACCCGGAGCGGCCCCACGGCGTGATCCGCAACACGCGGCTCCTGCTCACGCTCGCGGCGGTCACGATGTCCGCGTACCTGCTCACGTCCACGCTCGTGACGACGGTACTGATCCCGCCGGGTGCCCAGGAGGTGAACGGGCAAGCGAAGTACCGCTCGCTCGCGTATCTCGCGCACGGTGGGACGCTTTCCGACGGCCAACCGGCAACCGAAATGAACCCCGTGCTCGGGCTGACGTTTGGTACCGCCTACGACGCCGCCACGGTCGCGATTCTCGCACTCGCCGGGTTGAGTTTCGCGCTCACGCTCGCGTCGTGGATTCCGCCGTACCTGAACCGGCTCGGGATGGAGTTCAGTTGGTCGGTGAAGCTCGGGGTGCTGGCGTACCTGTTCCTCGCGCTGAAGTTCGTGCTCATCGCGTACTACGCGACCGACATCGACGCGCACCGCGCCGCGTACCTCACGGCGGTGCTCGCGCTCTTTGCGTTTGCTGCGCTCGCCGCGACCGTGGACGTGTGGCAGCGCCGGGCCGCACGCGGGTGGCGCAAGGCGCTCCGCGTGCCGCCGGTGTTCCTGCTCGCGCTGGCCACGTTCGGCGCGTGTACGATCCTGGTCGCGTGGACGCGGCCCGTGGGGGCGGTGGTCGCGGGGGCGTTCGTCGCGCTGGTGCTCGTGCTGTCCGTTATCAGCCGGGCGTGGCGCAGTACCGAGTTCCGGTTCGAGGCGTTCGAGTTCGCGGACAAGGTGACCGAGCACGAGTGGGAGCGCCTGATGGCGGCCGATTTGCCGATCCTGGTTCCGCTCCGGCCGGGCAAGCACGACCTCCGGGCGCGCGAAATCGAGGTCCGCACGCGGCACCGCATCCCCGGCACGCTGCCGATCATGTTTGTGCTGGCGGAAGTGGCCGACCCGAGCGATTTCAACCAGCGCCCGCTGGTGCGGATCGCGCGCGAAGAGGGGCGCGTGGTGATCCACATCACGCGCTGTTGCTCGGTGGCGCACGCGGTGGCCGCGTGCGCGCTCGAACTCGCGAAAACGGGCGGCGTGCCGGAGGTCCACTTCGGCTGGTCGGTCGAGAACCCGGTGACGGCGAACCTGCACTTCGTGCTGTTCGGGATCGGTAACGTGCCGTGGATGGTGTACACACTGATTCGCCGCGCCGATGTGCCGGACGACCGCAAGCCGCACGTCATCGTGGCGTAG
- a CDS encoding DUF72 domain-containing protein, with protein MNFFVGTSGYSYKEWKGSFYPDKLPANKMLGYYGERFRTVEINNTFYRAPTASVLETWARQVSANFRFVLKAPQEITHVKRLTNSCEMASALVASAGALGERQGPILFQLPPTFRKDVAALSDFLAYLPPCRVAFEFRHQSWFDDEVYELLRDHQAAMCVADAEDDLDVPFVSTADWGYLRLRRPDYDDTALREWAARMRGRGWRECFVFFKHEDAGAGPRMASRLLELVAEGASPQKRVA; from the coding sequence GTGAATTTCTTCGTTGGCACCAGCGGCTACTCGTACAAGGAGTGGAAGGGGAGCTTCTACCCCGACAAGCTCCCGGCCAACAAGATGCTCGGCTACTACGGCGAGCGGTTCCGCACGGTGGAAATCAACAACACGTTCTACCGCGCGCCGACGGCGTCCGTTCTGGAAACGTGGGCGCGCCAGGTGTCCGCGAACTTCCGGTTCGTGCTGAAGGCGCCGCAAGAAATTACGCACGTGAAGCGGCTCACGAATTCGTGTGAGATGGCGTCTGCGCTGGTCGCAAGTGCGGGCGCCCTCGGCGAACGACAGGGGCCGATCCTGTTTCAGTTGCCGCCGACGTTCCGCAAAGACGTTGCGGCTCTCTCCGACTTCCTCGCGTACCTGCCGCCGTGTCGCGTGGCGTTCGAGTTCCGCCACCAGTCGTGGTTCGACGACGAGGTGTACGAACTGCTCCGCGATCATCAGGCGGCCATGTGCGTGGCCGACGCGGAGGACGATCTGGACGTTCCCTTCGTTTCGACGGCGGATTGGGGCTACCTCCGATTGCGCCGGCCCGATTACGACGACACCGCATTGCGGGAGTGGGCCGCGCGAATGCGGGGGCGAGGATGGCGCGAGTGCTTCGTGTTCTTCAAGCACGAAGATGCGGGCGCTGGACCGCGTATGGCATCGCGGCTCTTGGAACTGGTCGCGGAAGGAGCCTCCCCGCAGAAACGGGTCGCGTAA
- a CDS encoding zinc ribbon domain-containing protein: protein MPLIACPACGHQISIEAVACPQCGHPNRPAQSAPAPQAGPTCCRCSALATTRCQGCNMFCCPRHVQSIYVQHGRGGANELRCPSCYESAMTWKIFGFVFAAVVVVIMLIVVTGMSSR, encoded by the coding sequence ATGCCGTTGATCGCTTGCCCCGCGTGCGGCCATCAGATATCGATTGAGGCGGTCGCGTGTCCCCAATGCGGGCACCCGAACCGTCCGGCTCAATCGGCGCCCGCGCCACAGGCCGGGCCAACGTGTTGCCGGTGCTCGGCGCTAGCAACGACGCGGTGCCAGGGGTGCAACATGTTCTGTTGCCCGCGCCACGTTCAGTCGATCTACGTCCAACACGGTCGAGGCGGAGCGAACGAACTGCGGTGCCCGAGTTGCTACGAATCTGCGATGACCTGGAAGATATTTGGTTTCGTATTTGCCGCGGTCGTCGTAGTTATCATGCTGATCGTCGTAACGGGAATGTCGTCTCGGTGA
- a CDS encoding dihydrofolate reductase family protein, producing MRKICYSVAMSLDGFVSGPNGEADWIVMDPEIDFGAIFARFDTVLMGRRTFEITQAQGQSGAMPGVTSVVVSRTLRPQDHPDITIIGDDLRGALMQLRSAPGKDIWLFGGGALFRSVLDLGLVDTVEVAVIPVLLGGGVPLLPPGEGRTRLRLLNSKVYKATGTVMLEYAVDRS from the coding sequence ATGCGCAAGATCTGCTACTCGGTCGCGATGAGCTTGGACGGCTTCGTGTCCGGACCGAACGGTGAAGCCGACTGGATCGTAATGGACCCCGAAATCGACTTCGGAGCGATATTCGCCCGGTTCGACACCGTGCTGATGGGTCGGCGAACATTTGAGATCACGCAAGCGCAGGGGCAGAGCGGCGCGATGCCCGGCGTTACGTCCGTGGTCGTTTCGCGCACGCTGCGCCCGCAGGACCATCCCGACATCACGATCATCGGGGACGACCTCCGCGGCGCGCTGATGCAGTTGCGGTCCGCGCCGGGCAAAGACATCTGGTTGTTCGGAGGCGGGGCGCTGTTCCGTAGCGTGTTGGATTTAGGGTTGGTGGACACGGTCGAAGTCGCCGTGATTCCCGTGCTCCTCGGCGGTGGCGTTCCGTTGCTACCACCCGGTGAGGGCCGAACGCGCTTGCGTTTACTGAACAGTAAGGTGTACAAAGCCACCGGAACCGTGATGCTGGAGTACGCCGTCGATCGCTCCTGA
- a CDS encoding four-helix bundle copper-binding protein: MNHTKLLGVLGLLAVSFAVAGTAVAIGGKPPVETPATTPTVAEDRAVDPKMSQFMDCAKACDDCARVCNLCAAHCTKMAVDGQKEHLTTVRTCADCASICTSASAIVIKSGPFSDLICTACAEACKRCGDGCEKHADHDPIMKQCMDECRKCEKACRIMMKNTIKPEK; encoded by the coding sequence ATGAATCACACCAAGTTGCTCGGGGTGTTGGGACTGTTGGCAGTTTCGTTCGCGGTCGCGGGCACCGCGGTCGCGATTGGCGGGAAGCCTCCGGTCGAAACACCCGCGACCACCCCGACTGTCGCCGAAGACCGGGCCGTCGACCCCAAGATGTCACAGTTCATGGACTGTGCGAAAGCGTGCGACGACTGCGCACGGGTGTGCAACCTGTGCGCGGCCCACTGCACGAAAATGGCGGTCGACGGGCAAAAAGAGCACCTCACCACCGTGCGCACCTGCGCGGACTGTGCGAGCATCTGCACCTCCGCGTCCGCGATCGTCATCAAGAGCGGCCCGTTCTCGGACCTGATCTGTACCGCGTGCGCGGAGGCGTGCAAGCGTTGTGGGGATGGGTGCGAGAAACACGCCGATCACGACCCGATCATGAAACAGTGCATGGACGAGTGCCGAAAGTGCGAGAAGGCGTGCCGCATCATGATGAAGAACACCATCAAGCCCGAAAAGTAA